In Parabacteroides sp. FAFU027, the genomic stretch TTTATTGCCACAAAGTCACATTCTCCCTGCTCATCAAAGTAATAAAGCTCCTGATATTTTATCCTCAAATGGAGAAACACCAGATTTTCCAGTTTACGCCCCCAGTCTTCCGTCATCGTAGTCGAAACCACATCAACTAATCCCATGTCAATTGCATAGACTTTTCTGGGATTTATTAATTGTGCCTTTGTAGAATGGCTGAACATCGGTAAAAAACTCACTAAATAAGAGAGCTCCAAATGCGAAAACCAGGTTAATATTGTACTTGTCGCCCCTATAGATAGCGGTTGTTTAAGCTTTGATGCAGTGATACGGTTTCCAATATTCGATACCAGAAAATTAGCCAGCCGATGAAGACTTTTCATATCTTTAATTCCATATCGTGCCACGATATCCCGAATCAGAATATCTTCAAATAGAGTTGCCAGCTGCTCATCGTCACCACTTTTGAGGTATTCAGGAAAACCTCCTGTCTGCAAATAAGATTTCAAACTTTCCGGAGATGGCTCTAGTGTTTTAAACCGGAGGTATTCACTATATGAAAATGGGAAAAGCTCCTGGGTGATATGGCGTCCGGTCAGTCTTGTTCCTAGTTCCTTACTTAACAATGAAGCATTTGAACCGGTAATCACTACCTGAAATCCTTCATCCAACTTTTGTCGAACGTACATTTCCCAACCTTGTATAAGTTGCAACTCATCAAAGAAGAGCGTTTTAGGATTTAGCCGGTTGATGATATTATCCAGTCTGGCAAAATCAGAAATAGAAAATTCAAAGAGTTGGGGAGTTTCGAAATTGAGAAAAAGGATGGTTTCTGCATCCATTTCTTTCATCATCTGCATCAATAGGGTACTCTTTCCACATCTTCTGATGCCCGAAACAATCAATGCATGGGATGATAAACTTTGTGTAGCCGGCACTAACTCCCGTTTCAATCCGGTATCACGCATAACCATCCTGCTTTTTTGTTGCTCAATGATTGCTGCAATAGTACTTTCTAATATCATTTTACAAGTTATTTGATGGTAGAATACAAATCTGTTTGATACAAAAATACAAATTTGTTCGATACCATCAAACAGACCCGTATTCTACCAGACTACAAATCCCCATTTTTCTCCCCATATACCATATTTTAGGTAGCAATATGCCCTGATTACGGGATTTTAAAGCGCTCCGAAAGTGACGTACTTTGCACTATCGGAAACCGAAATTAAAAAACCCAAACATCATATCAGGACATGAGCTACAAACTGACCCATTTGAAAGAACTGGAGGCGGAGTCTATTTTTATCCTACGCGAAGTGGCGGCGCAATTCGAACGTCCGGTGCTTCTCTTTTCCGGCGGAAAAGATTCCATCGTAATGACGCATCTGGCTTACAAGGCCTTCTATCCGGCTGCTATACCATTCCCGCTTTTGCACATAGATACGGGACATAACTTCCCCGAAACCATTGAGTACCGCGATAATCTGGTAAAAAAAATCGGTGCCACTTTGTTGGTCGGTCTGGTGCAGGATGACATTGACGCAGGACGTTCGGTAGAAGAAAAAGGCTACAACGCCAGCCGCAACAAACTGCAAACCGTTACGCTGCTCAATGCATTGGAGAAACACAAATTCGATGCGGCCCTCGGCGGTGCCCGTCGTGACGAAGAGAAAGCCCGTGCCAAAGAGCGCTTCTTCTCACACCGGGATGAATTCGGCCAGTGGGATCCGAAGAACCAGCGCCCGGAGTTATGGAACATCTTCAACGGTAAAAAACACCTCGGTGAGCACTTCCGCGTGTTTCCACTCAGTAACTGGACCGAAATGGATATCTGGCAATATATCCTCCAGGAAAATATTGAAATGCCAAGCCTCTACTACACCCACGAACGTGAAGTCATCGAGCGCGACGGCATTCTGTTGGCCAACTTACCGTTCGTCAACAAACGTCCGGATGAAATACCGGTTGTAAAACGGGTACGTTGCCGCACCATCGGAGATGTGACCTGTACCGGACTCACCCTCTCCGAAGCGAACTCACTCGAAGAGATTATCGACGAAATTGCCTCTTCCCGCATCACCGAACGCGGTGGCCGATCAGACGACAAACGCTCCGAAGCGGCAATGGAAGACCGGAAAAAAGAGGGATATTTCTAATCTCCGTACGGACACCCCTATATAGTTGTCCGCATAATCAAAGCAAGCAACTTTACCCAAACCCAACATCAAAAGAACTATGTCACTGACAACATTAGATATACAGAAAAAAGACGAATCAGGAAGCGGCTACCTCAATATGGAACTGCTCCGGTTCTCCACCGCAGGAAGTGTGGATGATGGTAAAAGTACCCTCATCGGTCGTCTTCTCTACGATAGCAAATCCATCTTCGAAGACCAGCTCGAAGCTGTGAAAGAGGCCAGCAAACGCAGCGGTACCGACGAGGTGAACCTTGCTCTCCTGACCGACGGACTTCGTGCCGAACGTGAACAGGGTATTACCATCGACGTGGCTTATCGTTATTTTGCAACTCCTAAACGCAAGTTTATCATTGCCGATACTCCGGGACACATCCAGTACACCCGCAACATGGTGACCGGCGCCTCGACCTCTGACTTGTCCATCATCCTCATTGATGCCCGCAACGGTATTCTGGAACAGACCATCCGTCACTCCTACATCGCATCGTTGCTGCAAATTCCTTATGTAGTGATTTGCGTCAACAAAATGGACCTGGTGGATTTCTCCGAAGAGGTATTCAATAAAATCCAGGAGGATTACAAGAAAATCACCAACGCTGTACCTTTGCGCAATGTTCGCTTCGTTCCTATTTCTGCCCGCGATGGCGACAATGTGGTGGAACGTTCTGAAAATACGCCGTGGTACAAAGGCCAAACCCTGCTCGACATTCTCGAGACTACTCCGGTAGAGCACAAAATCAATTCTGAAGCTGCGCGTTTCCCGGTTCAGTACGTGATTCGCCCGTATCAGGATAAATATCATGACTACCGCGGTTATGCTGGTCGCCTGGCCGGAGGTCAACTGAACGTGGGTGACCCGGTGGTTATTCTTCCTTCAGGAGTAAAATCGACCGTGAAGTCAATCAATGATTTTGACAAAGAGCTGGAAACTGCCTTTGCGCCTCAATCGGTAACCGTCCACCTGAATGACCAGGTAGATGCCAGCCGTGGCGACATCATCGTAAAAGACGACGAGCACCTGCCACAGGTAGGCCAAAACGTATCGCTGATGGTGAGCTGGCTCAACGAAAAACCGTTGCAACTCAACAACAAATACATCATCCGCCATGCGACCAGTGAGACGAAAGGCATTATCAAGGAGATTGTTTACAAGGTAAATATCAATACGTTGGAGAATAACTTTGCGGACAAAACCATTCATGCCAATGATATCGCGCTAATCAATATCCGCACTGCCAAACCGCTGGTCTTTGACTCCTACAGCAAGAACCGCATCACCGGTAGCCTTGTGTTCATTGACGAAAATACCTTTGAAACCGTAGGTGCCGGTATGATTATTGATGATTTGGAGAACGTGACTGATGGAAGATTTATCTGATAAATAAGGGAGTAGTTGAACCCTTTCAGGGTTCAGCATCCTTTCGACTCTTTTACCACGGGTTTCACCCGTGGTTATTGGTTCCGCCGATTTTCAATTCAGATTCAATCCTTTCTGGATTGCAAAATACCACAAACCACGAAGTGGTTTAATTTGAATAACCACGGGTGAAACCCGTGGATTGAGCTCCATATCAAACCGAGCCCTGAAAGGGCTCAACAACAAATTACCTATAGTATTTTCTGAAACATGAATATAGTAGCCCTACAACAACAATTCGAAAAAAGCAGCACAGAAGATGTGCTACGCTATTTTCTCAAAGAATACAAAGGGAAAATCGCCCTCTCATCGAGCCTGAGTATCGAAGACCAGGTATTGACCGACCTCGTGGCAAAGATTGATAAAGAAACCCGCATCTTCACTCTGGATACCGGTCGTCTTTTTCCCGAAACCTACTCGTTGATTGATAAAACCAATAAAAAGTACAGTATCGCCATCGAAGTCTTTTTCCCGAATCACGAAAAGGTGGAGGAGATGGTGAAGACTAACGGCATCAACCTCTTTTACAATAGTGTAGAGAAACGGAAACAGTGCTGCCAGGTACGGAAACTGGAACCGTTGAAACGCTCTTTCCAGGGGCTGGAAGTTTGGATTTGCGGTCTGCGCCAGGAACAATCCATTACCCGATTTAATACAAAAGCTGTGGAATGGGATGAAGCCAACGGTATCATCAAAATCAATCCGTTGGTCAACTGGGTGGAGAAAGATGTGTGGGATTATATCAAAGCCAACGATGTCCCCTACAACGAACTGCATGATAAAGGTTTCCCAAGCATCGGTTGCCAACCGTGTACCCGTGCTATCCAGCCGGGTGAAGACCTGCGCGCCGGACGTTGGTGGTGGGAAGCACCCGAACATAAAGAGTGCGGACTTCACAACCGTCCGAAAAAGAAAAAAGAGGCTGAATAAGCCTCTTTTTTTTATAGATTAACGTCAGCTGAATTAGCTGTTATACATTATGCTCTTTTCGGTACTCTTTCAACTGGGTAATGGAGATAAGCTTCACGTTGTGTAGTTTAGCTACTTCTACCAGGTCATCCCAGCGGGCCATGGTTCCGTCATCATTCATTACCTCAACCATCACTCCGGCTGGAGATAAACCCGCAAGACGGGGCAAATCAACAGATGCCTCCGTATGCCCCATGCGGCCAAGCACTCCTTCCGGATGTGCAATCAATGGGAAGATGTGTCCGGGACGTCCCAGTTCTTCTGGATTGGTTTCTTTGTCCACCAGGGCTTGCACGGTCATTGCTCGGTCGTAAGCCGAAATTCCGGTAGTGCAACCTTTACCTTTCAAATCCACAGAAACGGTAAATGCAGTTGTCATGACAGCTGTATTGCTCTGAACCATGCGTTCAAGTGAAAGTTCCTGACAACGTTCAGCGGTCAATCCCACGCAAATCAGGCCGCGGCCATGTTTTGCCATGAAATTGATGATTTCAGGTGTGGTTAATTCAGCGGCAGCAATAAAATCGCCCTCATTTTCGCGGGCAATATCATCGAAAACCAATACAACTTTTCCTTGCCGGATATCATCGATGGCTTCTGCTACTGTGTTTAATTGATAAGTCATTGTCTTCTGTTTTGTGATAAAAAATTCAGGGCACAATTCTTAATTTCAATCGGATATTTGCCCATATATGTAGTTAGTAGTTTCAGGCTGCAAAGATAAGTGATTATTCCGGATTTAAATTAGGATTAACGGAAGAGGACTCCGTGCTCTTTTTCTAAAAAAATAGCCGCAGAGAAATCATCCCTACGGCTATATGTGTATTTACTGCTATCAATTTATTTGATTTCCAATGGTACAGTAATCAGCTCGCCAGTTCGCGAACTATTCCCCACCATCAACTGATAGGTTCCCGGAGTAAGATGAACGGTTTCGGAAGCATTGTCCCACCACTCCAGGTTCTTCTGATTCAATTCTAACTCAACATTTACAGTACCTCCAACCGGAACCGATACGCGTTTAAATGCACGTAACGTTTTGACAGGACCGTCAGCATCTCCATCTTTTTTCAGATAAACCTGTACCACTTCCTCGCCAGCTCTTTTACCGGTATTTTGTACCGGAACCACCAGTTTGAAGTTATCCTTTCCTTTTGAAGCATCAGGAGTAAGCTCCGGTTTTCCTAATTTAAACGAAGTATAGCTGAGTCCATATCCGAATGGGAAGAGCGGCT encodes the following:
- a CDS encoding ATP-binding protein, with translation MILESTIAAIIEQQKSRMVMRDTGLKRELVPATQSLSSHALIVSGIRRCGKSTLLMQMMKEMDAETILFLNFETPQLFEFSISDFARLDNIINRLNPKTLFFDELQLIQGWEMYVRQKLDEGFQVVITGSNASLLSKELGTRLTGRHITQELFPFSYSEYLRFKTLEPSPESLKSYLQTGGFPEYLKSGDDEQLATLFEDILIRDIVARYGIKDMKSLHRLANFLVSNIGNRITASKLKQPLSIGATSTILTWFSHLELSYLVSFLPMFSHSTKAQLINPRKVYAIDMGLVDVVSTTMTEDWGRKLENLVFLHLRIKYQELYYFDEQGECDFVAIKRGAVVEIVQVCYALTPDNLAREVAGLVKAMRFFDVKKARIVTFADNDFIQEDNLEIEVIPAFKYLLE
- the cysD gene encoding sulfate adenylyltransferase subunit CysD gives rise to the protein MSYKLTHLKELEAESIFILREVAAQFERPVLLFSGGKDSIVMTHLAYKAFYPAAIPFPLLHIDTGHNFPETIEYRDNLVKKIGATLLVGLVQDDIDAGRSVEEKGYNASRNKLQTVTLLNALEKHKFDAALGGARRDEEKARAKERFFSHRDEFGQWDPKNQRPELWNIFNGKKHLGEHFRVFPLSNWTEMDIWQYILQENIEMPSLYYTHEREVIERDGILLANLPFVNKRPDEIPVVKRVRCRTIGDVTCTGLTLSEANSLEEIIDEIASSRITERGGRSDDKRSEAAMEDRKKEGYF
- the cysN gene encoding sulfate adenylyltransferase subunit CysN encodes the protein MSLTTLDIQKKDESGSGYLNMELLRFSTAGSVDDGKSTLIGRLLYDSKSIFEDQLEAVKEASKRSGTDEVNLALLTDGLRAEREQGITIDVAYRYFATPKRKFIIADTPGHIQYTRNMVTGASTSDLSIILIDARNGILEQTIRHSYIASLLQIPYVVICVNKMDLVDFSEEVFNKIQEDYKKITNAVPLRNVRFVPISARDGDNVVERSENTPWYKGQTLLDILETTPVEHKINSEAARFPVQYVIRPYQDKYHDYRGYAGRLAGGQLNVGDPVVILPSGVKSTVKSINDFDKELETAFAPQSVTVHLNDQVDASRGDIIVKDDEHLPQVGQNVSLMVSWLNEKPLQLNNKYIIRHATSETKGIIKEIVYKVNINTLENNFADKTIHANDIALINIRTAKPLVFDSYSKNRITGSLVFIDENTFETVGAGMIIDDLENVTDGRFI
- a CDS encoding phosphoadenylyl-sulfate reductase produces the protein MNIVALQQQFEKSSTEDVLRYFLKEYKGKIALSSSLSIEDQVLTDLVAKIDKETRIFTLDTGRLFPETYSLIDKTNKKYSIAIEVFFPNHEKVEEMVKTNGINLFYNSVEKRKQCCQVRKLEPLKRSFQGLEVWICGLRQEQSITRFNTKAVEWDEANGIIKINPLVNWVEKDVWDYIKANDVPYNELHDKGFPSIGCQPCTRAIQPGEDLRAGRWWWEAPEHKECGLHNRPKKKKEAE
- the ribB gene encoding 3,4-dihydroxy-2-butanone-4-phosphate synthase; protein product: MTYQLNTVAEAIDDIRQGKVVLVFDDIARENEGDFIAAAELTTPEIINFMAKHGRGLICVGLTAERCQELSLERMVQSNTAVMTTAFTVSVDLKGKGCTTGISAYDRAMTVQALVDKETNPEELGRPGHIFPLIAHPEGVLGRMGHTEASVDLPRLAGLSPAGVMVEVMNDDGTMARWDDLVEVAKLHNVKLISITQLKEYRKEHNV